The genomic interval GGAATATTGGAAAAAATCTGGCTGGCGAGGTGTAAAAGAATGGTAAGAAAATTTAAAGTTAAGTTAAATGGTAAAGAGTATTTTGTTGAAATTGAGGAAATAACTACGGGTATTCAGAACAAAGAAGAGGCAAAGATGATTACAAAACAGGATGTTCAAATGACAACAAGTAAAAAGAAGATAGAAACAAAAATAGAAAAAAAAGTAGAAGAAAAAGTGGAAGTTTCGAAAGGGGAAAAGAAAATTCTTTCTCCTATGTCGGGGGTAATTTTAAAGGTGTTTGTTTCAAC from Thermosipho atlanticus DSM 15807 carries:
- a CDS encoding biotin/lipoyl-containing protein, translating into MVRKFKVKLNGKEYFVEIEEITTGIQNKEEAKMITKQDVQMTTSKKKIETKIEKKVEEKVEVSKGEKKILSPMSGVILKVFVSTGQKVDVGDKIVILEAMKMENEIKSDVAGTVKAVLVKEGDNIDTGQVIVELE